A single region of the Parasphingorhabdus litoris DSM 22379 genome encodes:
- a CDS encoding glutathione S-transferase family protein codes for MTIKYKQFQSGFGVPNPSPFCMKGEILLKIAKVEYDTEIMDDPRKAPKGKLPFLIDDGAEIADTALIQRHLENKYGTDFDAGLTGEQRATSHAMARMIEERLYWVTVYSRWIDDHNWPIIKKFWFGAMPPLIRNLIPIIAQKQVKNNLKAQGIGRHAAKNIYAFGAADLEALSTQLGEKAFMFGDQPTSLDTIAYPIIANSLIEELPSPLLEAAKSHTNFAPYVERCQALWFPDVTG; via the coding sequence ATGACCATCAAATACAAGCAGTTCCAATCAGGTTTTGGCGTCCCCAATCCCAGCCCTTTCTGTATGAAAGGCGAGATTTTGTTGAAAATCGCGAAAGTTGAATATGATACCGAGATAATGGACGACCCGCGCAAGGCCCCCAAAGGAAAGCTTCCATTCCTTATCGATGACGGCGCCGAAATTGCCGATACCGCATTGATCCAACGTCACCTCGAAAACAAATACGGGACTGATTTCGATGCCGGTTTGACAGGAGAACAACGCGCAACATCTCACGCCATGGCACGGATGATTGAGGAGCGGCTATATTGGGTAACGGTTTATAGCCGATGGATTGATGATCATAACTGGCCGATCATCAAGAAATTCTGGTTCGGAGCCATGCCACCTCTTATTCGCAATCTCATCCCGATCATCGCCCAGAAACAGGTGAAAAACAATTTAAAGGCTCAAGGGATCGGTCGCCATGCCGCAAAGAATATCTATGCCTTTGGCGCTGCTGACTTGGAAGCATTATCGACACAACTGGGTGAGAAAGCCTTCATGTTTGGCGATCAACCGACTAGCCTTGATACAATCGCATATCCGATCATCGCCAATAGTTTGATCGAAGAGCTACCTAGCCCATTATTGGAGGCCGCCAAATCGCATACGAATTTCGCGCCTTATGTGGAGCGTTGCCAGGCTCTATGGTTTCCTGATGTTACAGGGTAA
- a CDS encoding acyl-CoA thioesterase yields MNSIPHHHNIAIMPDDIDFMGHVNNANYLKWVQDAVIAHWEKIAPSEAVATHLWVALKHEITYRKPAFLEDDVIAEVLLEKVHGARAFYSTVIRRGEDVLAEVQSSWCCVDADTLRPMRIAKDIVANFFGSKD; encoded by the coding sequence ATGAACAGCATCCCCCATCATCACAATATCGCGATAATGCCCGATGATATCGATTTCATGGGGCATGTGAACAACGCCAATTACCTGAAATGGGTGCAGGATGCGGTTATTGCCCATTGGGAAAAAATTGCACCGTCAGAAGCGGTAGCAACGCATCTCTGGGTCGCATTGAAGCATGAGATAACCTACCGAAAACCAGCTTTTTTGGAAGATGATGTCATTGCTGAGGTGCTGCTCGAAAAAGTACATGGCGCGCGCGCCTTTTACAGCACTGTGATCCGCCGCGGTGAAGATGTGCTTGCTGAGGTGCAATCCAGCTGGTGCTGTGTCGACGCAGATACCTTGCGACCCATGCGAATCGCGAAAGATATCGTAGCCAATTTCTTCGGCAGCAAAGACTGA
- a CDS encoding helicase HerA-like domain-containing protein, translated as MADATEIFLGLGGDERQSLNLKRANRHGLIAGATGTGKTVTLQGLAESFSANGVPVFVADVKGDLAGISMAGSPSFKHADKLEERAKELGMDDYAYSDNPAIFWDLYGKQGHPIRTTITEMGPLLLARLMDLNDTQEGVLNIVFRFADEEGLLLLNLDDLQSMLAYTAENAKELSAKYGNVSKASVGAIQRQLLQLDSQGAGQFFGEPALEIDDFINCDDQGRGYINVLAADQLMRSPKLYATFLLWLLAELFETLPEVGDPEKPKLVFFFDEAHLLFEDAPKALEDKIEQVVRLIRSKGVGVYFVTQNPIDIPEDVAGQLGNRVQHALRAFTPRDKKAIKAAADTFRINPDLDVEEAITELRVGEALVSTLLEDGAPSIVQRTLIKPPRSRLGPVTAKERAIMQSISPYDGKYDEEIDRESAEEILAQKVIDATETAKEVEEKGEDEVRKRPRKSKSIWEKAFSRGAKVAMGSAAGIAASTMLGKKSRANPMRSGVTSAVGSIATDLAGPVAGRFVRNLIGGLMR; from the coding sequence ATGGCTGACGCGACAGAGATATTTTTGGGATTGGGTGGAGACGAGCGCCAAAGCCTAAACCTCAAACGTGCCAATCGCCATGGCCTGATAGCCGGCGCAACAGGAACTGGTAAAACAGTCACGCTACAGGGTTTGGCAGAAAGCTTTTCGGCCAATGGCGTTCCGGTCTTTGTGGCCGATGTCAAAGGTGACCTTGCTGGTATCTCCATGGCTGGCTCCCCCAGTTTTAAACATGCAGACAAACTCGAAGAGCGTGCGAAGGAGCTAGGCATGGATGATTATGCCTATTCCGACAATCCAGCGATCTTCTGGGATCTCTACGGCAAGCAAGGCCACCCGATCCGTACCACGATCACTGAAATGGGGCCTCTTCTACTCGCGCGCCTAATGGACCTGAATGACACTCAGGAAGGCGTACTCAATATCGTCTTCCGTTTTGCTGATGAAGAAGGCCTTTTGCTGCTGAATCTGGATGATCTCCAATCGATGCTCGCTTACACCGCAGAGAACGCAAAAGAGCTTTCGGCAAAATATGGCAATGTCAGCAAAGCGAGCGTGGGTGCGATCCAACGTCAATTGCTGCAACTTGACAGCCAGGGTGCCGGACAGTTTTTCGGTGAGCCAGCGCTGGAAATTGACGATTTCATAAATTGCGACGACCAGGGCCGCGGTTATATCAATGTCCTGGCTGCCGACCAACTCATGCGCAGTCCGAAACTATATGCAACTTTCCTGCTCTGGCTCCTCGCGGAACTTTTTGAAACGCTACCGGAAGTGGGTGATCCGGAAAAACCAAAGCTCGTTTTCTTTTTCGACGAAGCCCATTTGCTGTTCGAAGATGCTCCAAAAGCACTGGAAGACAAAATCGAGCAGGTGGTACGCCTGATCCGCTCCAAAGGTGTCGGCGTCTATTTTGTCACTCAAAATCCGATCGATATTCCCGAAGATGTTGCAGGACAGCTTGGAAACCGTGTGCAGCACGCCCTGCGCGCCTTTACGCCTCGTGACAAGAAAGCGATTAAAGCGGCGGCTGATACGTTTCGGATCAATCCGGATCTGGACGTTGAAGAAGCCATTACAGAATTGCGGGTTGGTGAAGCGTTGGTCTCTACTCTGTTGGAAGACGGCGCACCGTCCATTGTCCAGCGCACCTTGATTAAACCGCCAAGGTCTCGTCTGGGTCCAGTGACAGCCAAGGAACGGGCCATCATGCAGTCCATTTCGCCCTATGATGGCAAATATGATGAAGAAATCGATCGTGAAAGTGCCGAGGAAATATTGGCGCAAAAAGTGATTGATGCGACCGAAACCGCAAAAGAAGTCGAAGAAAAAGGCGAAGATGAAGTGCGCAAACGCCCGCGCAAAAGCAAAAGCATTTGGGAAAAGGCCTTTAGTCGAGGTGCGAAGGTTGCCATGGGTTCTGCCGCTGGCATTGCTGCGTCTACCATGCTCGGCAAAAAGTCGCGGGCAAATCCGATGCGATCCGGTGTTACCTCTGCAGTCGGCTCTATCGCAACGGACCTTGCTGGCCCGGTTGCCGGACGATTTGTTCGCAATCTGATTGGTGGATTGATGCGCTAA
- a CDS encoding Do family serine endopeptidase has protein sequence MRYAYGISAALLLAGGAATLSGVGSAGAQVAANDSQVMRAAAPRAGAPMSFADLTEQLQPAVVNISTTQRVRVRNNPFAGTPFDGLFGNRRGNNGGGQTRQAQSLGSGFIISADGYVVTNNHVVAPGNRNATIETITVIMPDRTEYEATLVGRDPASDIAVLKINADKDLPFVKFGDSQGARVGDWVIAIGNPFGLGGTVTTGILSAIHRNTGQGGAYDRFLQTDASINRGNSGGPMFDLNGNVIGINNAIISPTGGNVGIGFAIPAEVAVPIVNTLRKGEKVERGYLGVQISPLTEDLADSLGLPKNRGEFIQSVVPGEGASKAGIQAGDVIVKVNGRDVTPDQTLSYLVANLPVGTRVPIELLRDGKRVKVDATLGERPSEEELAANFDPDAEDPMGTDEDGASAEATAEALGLSVVDITPSIARQIRVPSTQKGVVVSTVDPNSDAARKGIRRTTVIISVNRRPINTASDLDNAISAAKRSNREAVLLQVKQGGRDPQFVAVRLNDE, from the coding sequence GTGCGTTACGCTTACGGAATTTCAGCAGCTTTGCTATTAGCAGGAGGCGCAGCGACGCTGTCCGGCGTCGGGTCTGCTGGTGCACAGGTAGCTGCAAACGATAGTCAGGTCATGCGCGCTGCCGCACCTCGCGCAGGCGCGCCGATGAGCTTTGCTGATCTGACCGAACAATTGCAACCAGCGGTAGTGAACATCTCTACCACTCAGCGTGTGCGTGTCAGAAACAACCCTTTCGCTGGCACGCCTTTTGACGGGCTATTTGGCAATCGTCGCGGCAATAATGGCGGCGGACAAACTCGCCAAGCCCAGTCGCTTGGCTCCGGCTTCATTATTTCGGCAGATGGCTATGTGGTCACCAACAATCACGTTGTTGCTCCTGGCAATCGCAATGCGACCATCGAAACGATCACCGTGATTATGCCAGATCGTACAGAATATGAAGCCACTCTAGTAGGGCGCGATCCCGCGTCGGATATTGCCGTACTTAAAATCAATGCGGACAAAGACTTACCCTTCGTAAAATTTGGCGATAGTCAAGGTGCTCGCGTCGGCGATTGGGTTATCGCGATTGGCAATCCCTTTGGCCTTGGCGGTACCGTCACGACCGGCATTTTGTCTGCCATTCATCGCAACACGGGACAGGGCGGCGCTTATGACCGCTTCCTGCAGACCGACGCTTCGATCAACCGCGGCAATAGCGGAGGTCCGATGTTTGACCTCAACGGCAATGTGATCGGGATTAACAACGCAATTATTTCACCAACCGGAGGAAATGTTGGTATCGGCTTTGCCATTCCGGCAGAAGTTGCTGTGCCCATTGTCAACACCTTACGCAAAGGTGAGAAAGTGGAACGCGGCTATCTCGGCGTTCAGATCAGCCCATTGACTGAAGACTTGGCTGACTCATTGGGCCTCCCGAAAAATCGCGGTGAATTCATCCAAAGCGTTGTACCAGGAGAAGGCGCCTCCAAAGCAGGTATCCAAGCTGGCGACGTTATCGTGAAGGTGAATGGCCGGGACGTTACGCCTGATCAAACACTATCCTATCTCGTAGCCAACCTGCCAGTCGGTACAAGAGTACCGATTGAATTGCTACGAGATGGCAAAAGAGTGAAAGTTGATGCGACACTTGGCGAGCGACCATCTGAAGAAGAATTAGCCGCCAATTTCGACCCAGATGCTGAAGATCCCATGGGAACTGATGAAGATGGTGCCAGCGCAGAAGCAACAGCTGAAGCGCTTGGCCTATCTGTAGTGGATATAACGCCGTCGATTGCTCGTCAGATCCGGGTGCCTTCAACGCAAAAAGGCGTCGTGGTATCGACGGTAGACCCAAATAGTGACGCAGCACGCAAGGGTATCCGCCGGACGACCGTTATCATCAGTGTGAACCGGCGCCCAATCAACACGGCATCCGATCTGGATAATGCAATTAGTGCTGCGAAACGGTCCAATCGCGAAGCAGTCTTGCTGCAAGTCAAGCAAGGTGGTCGTGATCCACAATTTGTTGCTGTACGCCTCAATGACGAATAA